Proteins encoded together in one Sinorhizobium sp. B11 window:
- a CDS encoding GntR family transcriptional regulator, whose translation MTMPSEVETEAAAAVRSEPIYLTIYQVLRDHLERRVLTPGLVLGQANVARAFNVSRIPAGIALGRLLGDGLIHTFEGRGYIVPGGEPQRGDLFTAGLDLPHSLTVPVVNRREQIYPEVEHAVAVCLAYGRFLLNETALAQHYDVSRTIAHEVLTQLERSGVIEQDSNNRWYAGPLSAKVFRHHYDMRRLLEPEALRQAYPLLAKKDLKERRQRLVTLGPYPQAPEKLEQAEADLHLDSLAPCPNTVLLSAVRRSQRVLIATHSTFAKLRTKEEISMMISEHTRVYDALLANDIEKACSALSDHLRRALDPNLKILQHLPAMPSGLTPPYLIQVKGER comes from the coding sequence ATGACGATGCCGAGCGAGGTAGAGACTGAAGCCGCCGCTGCGGTTCGGTCGGAGCCCATCTACCTGACGATCTATCAGGTTCTTCGAGACCATCTGGAACGGCGCGTTCTGACGCCGGGCCTCGTTCTCGGCCAGGCGAATGTCGCGCGCGCCTTCAATGTCAGTCGTATTCCGGCCGGTATTGCGCTGGGGCGACTCCTGGGGGACGGCCTTATCCACACCTTCGAAGGGCGCGGCTACATCGTACCAGGCGGCGAGCCGCAGCGCGGGGACCTTTTTACTGCGGGCCTCGACCTGCCCCATTCACTCACGGTGCCGGTGGTCAATCGCCGTGAACAGATCTACCCGGAAGTCGAGCATGCCGTCGCCGTCTGCCTTGCCTATGGTCGCTTCCTGTTGAACGAGACCGCACTTGCCCAGCACTATGACGTCAGCCGCACCATCGCCCATGAAGTGCTGACACAGCTTGAGCGCAGCGGCGTCATCGAACAGGACAGCAATAACCGGTGGTACGCCGGACCGCTCAGCGCCAAGGTTTTCCGCCACCATTACGACATGCGCCGTCTGCTGGAACCGGAAGCTTTGCGCCAGGCTTATCCCTTGCTCGCGAAGAAGGACCTGAAGGAACGCAGGCAAAGGCTTGTTACCCTCGGTCCCTACCCGCAGGCGCCGGAAAAGCTGGAGCAGGCGGAAGCAGATCTGCATCTGGACTCGCTTGCGCCTTGCCCCAACACGGTGCTTCTTTCCGCCGTGCGCCGAAGCCAGCGTGTTCTGATCGCCACCCACTCGACCTTCGCCAAGCTCCGCACCAAGGAAGAGATTTCGATGATGATTTCGGAGCATACACGTGTCTATGACGCGTTGCTCGCCAACGATATCGAGAAGGCCTGTTCAGCACTTTCCGATCATCTTCGCCGGGCGCTCGATCCCAACCTGAAGATCCTCCAGCACCTGCCCGCCATGCCTTCCGGCCTGACGCCGCCTTACCTGATCCAGGTCAAGGGAGAGCGCTGA
- a CDS encoding alpha/beta hydrolase: protein MKPQENQAPVDRSRLLPEYRTLLEEIDALGGPALETLSPQEARADSEVRLALLWGAKDEVAGIENLEIPNGEMKLKARLYRRSDARRTILFFHGGGWMVGSIETHDGPVRTLCNAARANVLSVEYRKAPEAPFPAALEDAEVTLLWLRAKGEALGLDAESLILAGDSAGASICASLAIRARDLKIPLAGQVLVYPATDLAGTTASRAEFSNGFSLQQSTMIWFAENYLSGGTQPSDPRVSPQLAADLSNLAPTLLITADHDPLRDEGRAYAQRLIAAGNDVCYEEWQGTIHGFFIMDRAGKTARKLIGHIGEWAESLWKRHDDAERGRD from the coding sequence ATGAAGCCGCAAGAAAACCAGGCCCCGGTCGATCGATCGAGGCTTCTGCCGGAATATCGAACCCTGCTGGAGGAGATCGACGCATTGGGCGGGCCGGCTCTGGAAACGCTTTCGCCCCAGGAAGCGCGTGCCGATTCCGAGGTTCGGCTGGCGCTTCTTTGGGGGGCAAAGGACGAGGTTGCGGGTATCGAGAACCTCGAAATCCCAAACGGTGAAATGAAGCTGAAGGCAAGGCTCTACCGCAGGTCCGACGCCAGGCGGACCATCCTCTTCTTCCATGGCGGCGGCTGGATGGTCGGCAGTATCGAAACCCATGACGGGCCGGTGCGAACGCTGTGCAACGCGGCGCGCGCCAATGTGCTCTCGGTCGAATATCGCAAGGCGCCGGAGGCGCCGTTTCCGGCGGCATTGGAGGATGCCGAAGTCACACTCCTGTGGCTTCGAGCAAAAGGGGAGGCACTCGGGCTTGATGCGGAGAGCCTGATCCTTGCAGGCGACAGCGCCGGCGCCAGCATCTGCGCATCGCTGGCAATCCGGGCGCGGGATCTCAAAATCCCGCTTGCCGGCCAGGTTCTGGTCTATCCGGCGACCGACCTCGCAGGCACGACGGCGAGCAGGGCTGAATTTTCGAACGGTTTTTCGCTGCAGCAGTCGACGATGATCTGGTTTGCGGAAAACTACCTGTCAGGAGGCACGCAGCCTTCCGACCCGCGTGTTTCGCCGCAGCTCGCCGCCGACCTCTCGAACCTGGCGCCGACCCTGCTGATTACCGCCGACCATGATCCGCTACGGGACGAAGGTCGTGCTTATGCACAGCGTTTGATTGCCGCCGGAAATGACGTCTGTTACGAGGAGTGGCAGGGAACCATCCACGGTTTCTTCATCATGGATCGCGCAGGCAAGACCGCCCGCAAACTGATCGGGCACATCGGGGAATGGGCAGAGAGCCTCTGGAAGAGACATGACGATGCCGAGCGAGGTAGAGACTGA